In a single window of the Caloenas nicobarica isolate bCalNic1 chromosome 8, bCalNic1.hap1, whole genome shotgun sequence genome:
- the RUBCN gene encoding run domain Beclin-1-interacting and cysteine-rich domain-containing protein isoform X2, which yields MEVGPREGRGESRKEHWKLLGNLKTTVEGLVSTSNPNVWSKYGGLERLCRDMHSILYHGLIHDKVCCRQKDYWQFVKDIRWLSPSSAHHLEKFISLQESGQPSPEGPGDQAIAQLWLQHSLQCHCLSAQLRPLLGNRQYIRKFYADTAFLLSDAHVTAMLQCLEAVEQNNPRLLAQIDTSMLAGTSLPSLCASGPSAGTRELCDCDAEGHESHLPGALGCLDHFAGSLLTRKSDGPPPVTKSQSLTALPASPYVPAPGCAQQRCFGSFSSLQHAASSGLSDRRPASSSVSSGASQPQECCPSSRSSSFSEGRSPLEQPGSVSTFHIPSPKDPFSLASEMSSSTTSQSEDTWTGSQDDPQSDANDGPEYLAIGNLGRRGRACSSASTNSTKSSSSKLFSSSSSQKLDSVSSLGEQGASGGGSRGLSLLRRSSFSEGQSSAPQSILKKSHVRSHSDTNVASGKLHESHGDPGGGRGPVSASTQSSELSTPSSLYMEYDSGQYLSSGEGMFRRPSEGQSLISYLSEQDFGSCADLEKENAHFSISESLIAAIELMKCNMMNRQLEEEEEDSDKEIQELKQKIRIRRQQIRTRHLFPTCQEMGSDSLVATDSGSQFSSHGSMRLSDSGSTEDVEEYEIQDADIKRNPDSSRKSFLSSESISHSFLNSNSAEAVAMGLLKQFEGMQLPAASELEWLVPEHDAPQKLLPIPNSLPISPDDGEHADIYKLRIRVRGNLEWAPPRPQIIFNVHPAPTRKVAVAKQNYRCAGCGIRTDPDYIKRLRYCEYLGKYFCQCCHENAQMVIPSRILRKWDFSKYYVSNFSKDLLSKIWSDPLFNVQDINPALYRKVKSLNQVWLLRIQLFHMKNMFKTCRLAKDLLDSFDAVPGHLTEDLHLYSLSDLSATKKGDLVPRLMELLKAGSLHVEKCMLCQAKGFICEFCQNDGDIIFPFELNKCRTCEECKACYHKSCFKSTRCPRCERLQARRELLAKQSMESYVSDYEDELEQPETIAAT from the exons gtgtgctgcaggcagaaggATTACTGGCAGTTTGTGAAGGACATTCGCTGGCTGagtcccagctctgctcatCACCTGGAGAAg TTCATCAGCCTGCAGGAGAGCggccagcccagcccagagggcccgggGGACCAGGCCATCGcgcagctgtggctgcagcacagcctgcagtGCCACTGCCTGTCGGCACAGCTGCGACCGCTCCTGGGGAACCGGCAGTACATCAGGAAGTTCTACGCAG ACACTGCCTTCCTGCTCAGTGACGCCCACGTCACGGCCATgctgcagtgcctggaggcTGTCGAGCAGAACAACCCCAGGCTTCTGGCTCAGATTGACACCTCCATG CTGGCTGGCACGTCACTGCCATCCCTGTGTGCATCGGGTCCTTCTGCTGGGACAAGAGAGCTGTGTGACTGCGACGCTGAAGGACACGAGAGCCATCTGCCTGGGGCGCTGGGCTGCCTGGATCATTTCGCTGGGAGCCTG CTTACCAGGAAGAGTGATGGTCCACCTCCAGTGACCAAGAGTCAGAGCCTGACTGCCCTCCCCGCGTCCCCGTACGTCCCCGCTCCAGGCTGTGCGCAGCAGCGCTGCTTTGGGTCCTTCTCCAGCCTCCAGCATGCAGCCTCCTCTGGCCTCTCAG ACAGGAGACCAGCGAGCTCCTCCGTCAGCTCCGGtgccagccagccccaggagtGCTGCCCGTCCAGCCGGTCCTCCTCCTTCAGCGAGGGCAGGTCCCCTTTGGAGCAGCCCGGCTCTGTCAGCACCTTCCACATCCCCTCACCCAAAGACCCTTTCTCTCTGGCCAGTGAGATGAgctccagcaccaccagccagaGCGAGGACACTTGGACGGGGAGTCAGGATGATCCGCAGAGCGACGCTAACGACGGGCCGGAGTACCTGGCCATCGGGAACTTggggcgccggggccgggcgtGCAGCAGCGCCAGCACCAACAGCACCAAGAGCAGTAGCTCCAAActcttctcctccagcagctcccagaagCTGGACTCGGTCTCATccctgggggagcagggggcaagtggaggtggaagcaggggcCTGAGCCTGTTGCGCCGGTCCAGCTTCTCAGAGGGACAGTCGTCGGCTCCCCAAAGCATCCTCAAGAAGAGCCATGTGCGCTCACACTCTGACACCAACGTGGCTTCGGGGAAGTTGCACG AGTCCCATGGCGATCCAGGCGGAGGGAGGGGGCCGGTCTCTGCTTCCACCCAGAGcagcgagctgagcacacccAGCTCCCTCTACATGGAGTACG ACTCTGGCCAGTACCTGAGCTCGGGAGAGGGGATGTTCAGAAGACCCTCGGAAGGGCAGTCCCTCATCAGCTACCTCTCTGAGCAGGACTTCGGCAGCTGTGCAGACCTGGAGAAG GAGAATGCCCACTTCAGCATCTCAGAATCCCTGATCGCTGCCATTGAGCTGATGAAATGCAACATGATGAACcggcagctggaggaagaggaggaagacagcGACAAGGAGATCCAGGAGCTTAAACAAAAGATTCGCATTCGGCGCCAGCAAATCCGCACCAGGCACCTGTTCCCTACCTGCCAGGAGATGGGCTCAGACA GTCTGGTGGCGACGGACAGCGGGTCCCAGTTCAGCTCCCATGGCTCCATGCGCCTCTCTGACTCCGGCTCCACGGAGGATGTGGAAGAGTACGAGATCCAAG ATGCAGACATCAAGAGGAATCCAGACTCCAGCAGGAAGTCCTTTCTCTCCTCGGAATCCAT ATCTCACTCCTTCCTCAATTCCAACTCGGCAGAGGCCGTGGCCATGGGCTTGCTGAAGCAGTTTGAGGGGATGCAGCTCCCGGCTGCCTCTGAATTGGAGTGGCTGGTCCCCGAGCACGATGCCCCGCAGAAG ctcttGCCCATCCCCAACTCTCTGCCCATCTCTCCTGATGACGGAGAACATGCCGACATCTACAAGCTGAGGATTCGGGTGCGTGGAAACCTGGAGTGGGCCCCACCGCGACCGCAGATCATCTTCAACGTTCACCCAGCCCCAAC GAGGAAGGTGGCCGTGGCCAAGCAGAATTACCGGTGTGCAGGCTGTGGCATCCGGACTGATCCTG ATTACATCAAGCGGCTGCGGTACTGCGAGTACCTGGGGAAGTATTTCTGCCAGTGCTGCCACGAGAACGCCCAGATGGTCATCCCCAGCCGCATCCTGCGCAAGTGGGACTTCAGCAAGTACTACGTGAGCAACTTCTCCAAAGATCTGCTGAGCAAGATCTGGAGTGATCCGCTTTTCAACGTGCAGGATATCAATCCTGCCCTGTACCGGAAAGTGAAGTCCCTCAACCAAGTGTGG ctgctgcgAATCCAGCTTTTCCACATGAAGAACATGTTTAAGACCTGCCGGCTAGCTAAAGA CCTCCTGGACTCCTTTGATGCGGTGCCCGGCCACTTGACAGAGGATTTACACCTCTACTCACTGAGCGACCTCAGCGCCACAAAGAAGGGGGACCTGGTTCCTcggctgatggagctgctgaaggCAGGCAGCCTGCACGTGGAGAAGTGCATG cTGTGCCAAGCCAAAGGCTTCATCTGTGAGTTCTGCCAGAATGACGGTGACATCATCTTCCCGTTTGAGCTCAACAAGTGCAGGACGTGTGAAG AGTGCAAAGCCTGCTACCACAAATCCTGCTTCAAGTCCACCCGCTGTCCCCGCTGCGAGCGGCTCCAAGCCCGGAGAGAGCTGCTGGCCAAGCAGAGCATGGAGTCCTACGTCTCTGACTACGAAGACGAGCTGGAGCAGCCAGAGACCATCGCAGCCACATGA
- the RUBCN gene encoding run domain Beclin-1-interacting and cysteine-rich domain-containing protein isoform X3 — MHSILYHGLIHDKVCCRQKDYWQFVKDIRWLSPSSAHHLEKFISLQESGQPSPEGPGDQAIAQLWLQHSLQCHCLSAQLRPLLGNRQYIRKFYADTAFLLSDAHVTAMLQCLEAVEQNNPRLLAQIDTSMLAGTSLPSLCASGPSAGTRELCDCDAEGHESHLPGALGCLDHFAGSLLTRKSDGPPPVTKSQSLTALPASPYVPAPGCAQQRCFGSFSSLQHAASSGLSDRRPASSSVSSGASQPQECCPSSRSSSFSEGRSPLEQPGSVSTFHIPSPKDPFSLASEMSSSTTSQSEDTWTGSQDDPQSDANDGPEYLAIGNLGRRGRACSSASTNSTKSSSSKLFSSSSSQKLDSVSSLGEQGASGGGSRGLSLLRRSSFSEGQSSAPQSILKKSHVRSHSDTNVASGKLHESHGDPGGGRGPVSASTQSSELSTPSSLYMEYDSGQYLSSGEGMFRRPSEGQSLISYLSEQDFGSCADLEKENAHFSISESLIAAIELMKCNMMNRQLEEEEEDSDKEIQELKQKIRIRRQQIRTRHLFPTCQEMGSDSLVATDSGSQFSSHGSMRLSDSGSTEDVEEYEIQDGNDGSNLIQMSKNGLSVSMASLFSDADIKRNPDSSRKSFLSSESISHSFLNSNSAEAVAMGLLKQFEGMQLPAASELEWLVPEHDAPQKLLPIPNSLPISPDDGEHADIYKLRIRVRGNLEWAPPRPQIIFNVHPAPTRKVAVAKQNYRCAGCGIRTDPDYIKRLRYCEYLGKYFCQCCHENAQMVIPSRILRKWDFSKYYVSNFSKDLLSKIWSDPLFNVQDINPALYRKVKSLNQVWLLRIQLFHMKNMFKTCRLAKDLLDSFDAVPGHLTEDLHLYSLSDLSATKKGDLVPRLMELLKAGSLHVEKCMLCQAKGFICEFCQNDGDIIFPFELNKCRTCEECKACYHKSCFKSTRCPRCERLQARRELLAKQSMESYVSDYEDELEQPETIAAT, encoded by the exons gtgtgctgcaggcagaaggATTACTGGCAGTTTGTGAAGGACATTCGCTGGCTGagtcccagctctgctcatCACCTGGAGAAg TTCATCAGCCTGCAGGAGAGCggccagcccagcccagagggcccgggGGACCAGGCCATCGcgcagctgtggctgcagcacagcctgcagtGCCACTGCCTGTCGGCACAGCTGCGACCGCTCCTGGGGAACCGGCAGTACATCAGGAAGTTCTACGCAG ACACTGCCTTCCTGCTCAGTGACGCCCACGTCACGGCCATgctgcagtgcctggaggcTGTCGAGCAGAACAACCCCAGGCTTCTGGCTCAGATTGACACCTCCATG CTGGCTGGCACGTCACTGCCATCCCTGTGTGCATCGGGTCCTTCTGCTGGGACAAGAGAGCTGTGTGACTGCGACGCTGAAGGACACGAGAGCCATCTGCCTGGGGCGCTGGGCTGCCTGGATCATTTCGCTGGGAGCCTG CTTACCAGGAAGAGTGATGGTCCACCTCCAGTGACCAAGAGTCAGAGCCTGACTGCCCTCCCCGCGTCCCCGTACGTCCCCGCTCCAGGCTGTGCGCAGCAGCGCTGCTTTGGGTCCTTCTCCAGCCTCCAGCATGCAGCCTCCTCTGGCCTCTCAG ACAGGAGACCAGCGAGCTCCTCCGTCAGCTCCGGtgccagccagccccaggagtGCTGCCCGTCCAGCCGGTCCTCCTCCTTCAGCGAGGGCAGGTCCCCTTTGGAGCAGCCCGGCTCTGTCAGCACCTTCCACATCCCCTCACCCAAAGACCCTTTCTCTCTGGCCAGTGAGATGAgctccagcaccaccagccagaGCGAGGACACTTGGACGGGGAGTCAGGATGATCCGCAGAGCGACGCTAACGACGGGCCGGAGTACCTGGCCATCGGGAACTTggggcgccggggccgggcgtGCAGCAGCGCCAGCACCAACAGCACCAAGAGCAGTAGCTCCAAActcttctcctccagcagctcccagaagCTGGACTCGGTCTCATccctgggggagcagggggcaagtggaggtggaagcaggggcCTGAGCCTGTTGCGCCGGTCCAGCTTCTCAGAGGGACAGTCGTCGGCTCCCCAAAGCATCCTCAAGAAGAGCCATGTGCGCTCACACTCTGACACCAACGTGGCTTCGGGGAAGTTGCACG AGTCCCATGGCGATCCAGGCGGAGGGAGGGGGCCGGTCTCTGCTTCCACCCAGAGcagcgagctgagcacacccAGCTCCCTCTACATGGAGTACG ACTCTGGCCAGTACCTGAGCTCGGGAGAGGGGATGTTCAGAAGACCCTCGGAAGGGCAGTCCCTCATCAGCTACCTCTCTGAGCAGGACTTCGGCAGCTGTGCAGACCTGGAGAAG GAGAATGCCCACTTCAGCATCTCAGAATCCCTGATCGCTGCCATTGAGCTGATGAAATGCAACATGATGAACcggcagctggaggaagaggaggaagacagcGACAAGGAGATCCAGGAGCTTAAACAAAAGATTCGCATTCGGCGCCAGCAAATCCGCACCAGGCACCTGTTCCCTACCTGCCAGGAGATGGGCTCAGACA GTCTGGTGGCGACGGACAGCGGGTCCCAGTTCAGCTCCCATGGCTCCATGCGCCTCTCTGACTCCGGCTCCACGGAGGATGTGGAAGAGTACGAGATCCAAG ATGGTAACGATGGATCTAACCTGATTCAAATGTCCAAGAACGGCCTCTCAGTGTCAATGGCTTCCTTGTTCTCAG ATGCAGACATCAAGAGGAATCCAGACTCCAGCAGGAAGTCCTTTCTCTCCTCGGAATCCAT ATCTCACTCCTTCCTCAATTCCAACTCGGCAGAGGCCGTGGCCATGGGCTTGCTGAAGCAGTTTGAGGGGATGCAGCTCCCGGCTGCCTCTGAATTGGAGTGGCTGGTCCCCGAGCACGATGCCCCGCAGAAG ctcttGCCCATCCCCAACTCTCTGCCCATCTCTCCTGATGACGGAGAACATGCCGACATCTACAAGCTGAGGATTCGGGTGCGTGGAAACCTGGAGTGGGCCCCACCGCGACCGCAGATCATCTTCAACGTTCACCCAGCCCCAAC GAGGAAGGTGGCCGTGGCCAAGCAGAATTACCGGTGTGCAGGCTGTGGCATCCGGACTGATCCTG ATTACATCAAGCGGCTGCGGTACTGCGAGTACCTGGGGAAGTATTTCTGCCAGTGCTGCCACGAGAACGCCCAGATGGTCATCCCCAGCCGCATCCTGCGCAAGTGGGACTTCAGCAAGTACTACGTGAGCAACTTCTCCAAAGATCTGCTGAGCAAGATCTGGAGTGATCCGCTTTTCAACGTGCAGGATATCAATCCTGCCCTGTACCGGAAAGTGAAGTCCCTCAACCAAGTGTGG ctgctgcgAATCCAGCTTTTCCACATGAAGAACATGTTTAAGACCTGCCGGCTAGCTAAAGA CCTCCTGGACTCCTTTGATGCGGTGCCCGGCCACTTGACAGAGGATTTACACCTCTACTCACTGAGCGACCTCAGCGCCACAAAGAAGGGGGACCTGGTTCCTcggctgatggagctgctgaaggCAGGCAGCCTGCACGTGGAGAAGTGCATG cTGTGCCAAGCCAAAGGCTTCATCTGTGAGTTCTGCCAGAATGACGGTGACATCATCTTCCCGTTTGAGCTCAACAAGTGCAGGACGTGTGAAG AGTGCAAAGCCTGCTACCACAAATCCTGCTTCAAGTCCACCCGCTGTCCCCGCTGCGAGCGGCTCCAAGCCCGGAGAGAGCTGCTGGCCAAGCAGAGCATGGAGTCCTACGTCTCTGACTACGAAGACGAGCTGGAGCAGCCAGAGACCATCGCAGCCACATGA
- the RUBCN gene encoding run domain Beclin-1-interacting and cysteine-rich domain-containing protein isoform X1, protein MEVGPREGRGESRKEHWKLLGNLKTTVEGLVSTSNPNVWSKYGGLERLCRDMHSILYHGLIHDKVCCRQKDYWQFVKDIRWLSPSSAHHLEKFISLQESGQPSPEGPGDQAIAQLWLQHSLQCHCLSAQLRPLLGNRQYIRKFYADTAFLLSDAHVTAMLQCLEAVEQNNPRLLAQIDTSMLAGTSLPSLCASGPSAGTRELCDCDAEGHESHLPGALGCLDHFAGSLLTRKSDGPPPVTKSQSLTALPASPYVPAPGCAQQRCFGSFSSLQHAASSGLSDRRPASSSVSSGASQPQECCPSSRSSSFSEGRSPLEQPGSVSTFHIPSPKDPFSLASEMSSSTTSQSEDTWTGSQDDPQSDANDGPEYLAIGNLGRRGRACSSASTNSTKSSSSKLFSSSSSQKLDSVSSLGEQGASGGGSRGLSLLRRSSFSEGQSSAPQSILKKSHVRSHSDTNVASGKLHESHGDPGGGRGPVSASTQSSELSTPSSLYMEYDSGQYLSSGEGMFRRPSEGQSLISYLSEQDFGSCADLEKENAHFSISESLIAAIELMKCNMMNRQLEEEEEDSDKEIQELKQKIRIRRQQIRTRHLFPTCQEMGSDSLVATDSGSQFSSHGSMRLSDSGSTEDVEEYEIQDGNDGSNLIQMSKNGLSVSMASLFSDADIKRNPDSSRKSFLSSESISHSFLNSNSAEAVAMGLLKQFEGMQLPAASELEWLVPEHDAPQKLLPIPNSLPISPDDGEHADIYKLRIRVRGNLEWAPPRPQIIFNVHPAPTRKVAVAKQNYRCAGCGIRTDPDYIKRLRYCEYLGKYFCQCCHENAQMVIPSRILRKWDFSKYYVSNFSKDLLSKIWSDPLFNVQDINPALYRKVKSLNQVWLLRIQLFHMKNMFKTCRLAKDLLDSFDAVPGHLTEDLHLYSLSDLSATKKGDLVPRLMELLKAGSLHVEKCMLCQAKGFICEFCQNDGDIIFPFELNKCRTCEECKACYHKSCFKSTRCPRCERLQARRELLAKQSMESYVSDYEDELEQPETIAAT, encoded by the exons gtgtgctgcaggcagaaggATTACTGGCAGTTTGTGAAGGACATTCGCTGGCTGagtcccagctctgctcatCACCTGGAGAAg TTCATCAGCCTGCAGGAGAGCggccagcccagcccagagggcccgggGGACCAGGCCATCGcgcagctgtggctgcagcacagcctgcagtGCCACTGCCTGTCGGCACAGCTGCGACCGCTCCTGGGGAACCGGCAGTACATCAGGAAGTTCTACGCAG ACACTGCCTTCCTGCTCAGTGACGCCCACGTCACGGCCATgctgcagtgcctggaggcTGTCGAGCAGAACAACCCCAGGCTTCTGGCTCAGATTGACACCTCCATG CTGGCTGGCACGTCACTGCCATCCCTGTGTGCATCGGGTCCTTCTGCTGGGACAAGAGAGCTGTGTGACTGCGACGCTGAAGGACACGAGAGCCATCTGCCTGGGGCGCTGGGCTGCCTGGATCATTTCGCTGGGAGCCTG CTTACCAGGAAGAGTGATGGTCCACCTCCAGTGACCAAGAGTCAGAGCCTGACTGCCCTCCCCGCGTCCCCGTACGTCCCCGCTCCAGGCTGTGCGCAGCAGCGCTGCTTTGGGTCCTTCTCCAGCCTCCAGCATGCAGCCTCCTCTGGCCTCTCAG ACAGGAGACCAGCGAGCTCCTCCGTCAGCTCCGGtgccagccagccccaggagtGCTGCCCGTCCAGCCGGTCCTCCTCCTTCAGCGAGGGCAGGTCCCCTTTGGAGCAGCCCGGCTCTGTCAGCACCTTCCACATCCCCTCACCCAAAGACCCTTTCTCTCTGGCCAGTGAGATGAgctccagcaccaccagccagaGCGAGGACACTTGGACGGGGAGTCAGGATGATCCGCAGAGCGACGCTAACGACGGGCCGGAGTACCTGGCCATCGGGAACTTggggcgccggggccgggcgtGCAGCAGCGCCAGCACCAACAGCACCAAGAGCAGTAGCTCCAAActcttctcctccagcagctcccagaagCTGGACTCGGTCTCATccctgggggagcagggggcaagtggaggtggaagcaggggcCTGAGCCTGTTGCGCCGGTCCAGCTTCTCAGAGGGACAGTCGTCGGCTCCCCAAAGCATCCTCAAGAAGAGCCATGTGCGCTCACACTCTGACACCAACGTGGCTTCGGGGAAGTTGCACG AGTCCCATGGCGATCCAGGCGGAGGGAGGGGGCCGGTCTCTGCTTCCACCCAGAGcagcgagctgagcacacccAGCTCCCTCTACATGGAGTACG ACTCTGGCCAGTACCTGAGCTCGGGAGAGGGGATGTTCAGAAGACCCTCGGAAGGGCAGTCCCTCATCAGCTACCTCTCTGAGCAGGACTTCGGCAGCTGTGCAGACCTGGAGAAG GAGAATGCCCACTTCAGCATCTCAGAATCCCTGATCGCTGCCATTGAGCTGATGAAATGCAACATGATGAACcggcagctggaggaagaggaggaagacagcGACAAGGAGATCCAGGAGCTTAAACAAAAGATTCGCATTCGGCGCCAGCAAATCCGCACCAGGCACCTGTTCCCTACCTGCCAGGAGATGGGCTCAGACA GTCTGGTGGCGACGGACAGCGGGTCCCAGTTCAGCTCCCATGGCTCCATGCGCCTCTCTGACTCCGGCTCCACGGAGGATGTGGAAGAGTACGAGATCCAAG ATGGTAACGATGGATCTAACCTGATTCAAATGTCCAAGAACGGCCTCTCAGTGTCAATGGCTTCCTTGTTCTCAG ATGCAGACATCAAGAGGAATCCAGACTCCAGCAGGAAGTCCTTTCTCTCCTCGGAATCCAT ATCTCACTCCTTCCTCAATTCCAACTCGGCAGAGGCCGTGGCCATGGGCTTGCTGAAGCAGTTTGAGGGGATGCAGCTCCCGGCTGCCTCTGAATTGGAGTGGCTGGTCCCCGAGCACGATGCCCCGCAGAAG ctcttGCCCATCCCCAACTCTCTGCCCATCTCTCCTGATGACGGAGAACATGCCGACATCTACAAGCTGAGGATTCGGGTGCGTGGAAACCTGGAGTGGGCCCCACCGCGACCGCAGATCATCTTCAACGTTCACCCAGCCCCAAC GAGGAAGGTGGCCGTGGCCAAGCAGAATTACCGGTGTGCAGGCTGTGGCATCCGGACTGATCCTG ATTACATCAAGCGGCTGCGGTACTGCGAGTACCTGGGGAAGTATTTCTGCCAGTGCTGCCACGAGAACGCCCAGATGGTCATCCCCAGCCGCATCCTGCGCAAGTGGGACTTCAGCAAGTACTACGTGAGCAACTTCTCCAAAGATCTGCTGAGCAAGATCTGGAGTGATCCGCTTTTCAACGTGCAGGATATCAATCCTGCCCTGTACCGGAAAGTGAAGTCCCTCAACCAAGTGTGG ctgctgcgAATCCAGCTTTTCCACATGAAGAACATGTTTAAGACCTGCCGGCTAGCTAAAGA CCTCCTGGACTCCTTTGATGCGGTGCCCGGCCACTTGACAGAGGATTTACACCTCTACTCACTGAGCGACCTCAGCGCCACAAAGAAGGGGGACCTGGTTCCTcggctgatggagctgctgaaggCAGGCAGCCTGCACGTGGAGAAGTGCATG cTGTGCCAAGCCAAAGGCTTCATCTGTGAGTTCTGCCAGAATGACGGTGACATCATCTTCCCGTTTGAGCTCAACAAGTGCAGGACGTGTGAAG AGTGCAAAGCCTGCTACCACAAATCCTGCTTCAAGTCCACCCGCTGTCCCCGCTGCGAGCGGCTCCAAGCCCGGAGAGAGCTGCTGGCCAAGCAGAGCATGGAGTCCTACGTCTCTGACTACGAAGACGAGCTGGAGCAGCCAGAGACCATCGCAGCCACATGA